From one Rosa rugosa chromosome 4, drRosRugo1.1, whole genome shotgun sequence genomic stretch:
- the LOC133746257 gene encoding UDP-galactose/UDP-glucose transporter 2-like, whose translation MKNEDQARFLFGISLSDRPVWQQFIICSSGFFFGYLVNGVCEEYVYNRLQFSYGWYFTFVQGFVYLGLIYLQGFTTQKMVNPWKTYVKLSAVLMGSHGLTKGSLAWLNYPAQIMFKSTKVLPVMVMGAFVPGLRRKYPIHEYISAILLVIGLIIFTLADANTSPNFSILGVVMISGALIMDAFLGNVQEAIFTMNPDTTQTEMLFCSTVVGLPMLLPPMILTGELFRAWNSCAEHPYVYGVLVFEAIATFVGQVSVLSLIALFGAATTAMVTTARKAVTLLLSYIIFTKPMTEEHGTGLLLIAMGIILKMVPENQVNKHAKSFKEVLMNVPEANDIEEDEENKALV comes from the exons ATGAAGAACGAGGATCAAGCTAGGTTTCTGTTTGGGATTTCACTCTCTGATAGGCCTGTGTGGCAGCAATTCATTATTTGCTCGTCTGGGTTCTTCTTTGGTTACCTTGTCAATGGCGTTTGTGAG GAATACGTATATAATCGTCTACAATTCAG CTATGGATGGTACTTTACATTTGTACAAGGATTTGTATACCTGGGTCTCATATACCTTCAAGGTTTCACCACGCAGAAAATGGTGAATCCTTGGAAAACATATGTGAAGCTCTCTGCTGTTCTTATGGGTTCTCATGGATTGACTAAGGGATCCTTGGCCTGGCTCAATTATCCTGCACAGATTATGTTCAAGTCCACAAAG GTCCTGCCAGTGATGGTGATGGGGGCATTTGTTCCTGGATTGAGAAGGAAATACCCAATTCATGAATACATATCTGCAATACTCCTAGTGATTGGTCTCATTATTTTCACATTAGCAGATGCAAACACATCTCCCAACTTTAGCATATTGGGTGTGGTGATGATATCAGGCGCTCTAATTATGGACGCTTTCCTTGGGAATGTACAAGAAGCAATCTTTACCATGAATCCTGACACCACACAG ACAGAGATGTTGTTCTGCTCAACAGTAGTTGGGTTGCCAATGCTACTTCCACCTATGATTCTTACTGGAGAACTGTTTAGGGCCTGGAATTCTTGCGCTGAG CATCCTTATGTGTATGGGGTGTTGGTGTTTGAAGCCATCGCCACATTTGTTGGACAAGTATCTGTGCTATCCCTCATTGCACTTTTTGGAGCTGCCACCACTGCTATG GTTACAACTGCTAGAAAGGCGGTGACATTGTTGCTGTCGTACATAATATTCACAAAGCCAATGACAGAAGAGCATGGGACAGGGCTACTGCTCATAGCCATGGGAATCATACTGAAGATGGTGCCGGAAAACCAGGTTAACAAGCATGCAAAATCTTTCAAAGAAGTACTGATGAATGTCCCAGAAGCAAACGATATCGAGGAAGATGAAGAGAACAAGGCCTTGGTGTAA